In Niallia sp. FSL W8-0635, one genomic interval encodes:
- a CDS encoding divergent polysaccharide deacetylase family protein: MKKLLCFFCFLSFPLGISAQEVDSSNNQGRKELAIVIDDFGNNMKGTEEMLNLPVPITVAIMPFLSTSKEDAILAHKKGHEVIIHLPLEPKKGKKSWLGPGAITTDLSDEEIRKRVKDAIESIPYAVGMNHHMGSKATEDKRVMRIILEECHKHNLYYLDSKTTSKSVIKEIAEELNVPYLENDLFFDHIYTNQHIAKQASRLAKRLDTEQEFIAIGHVGVSGPSVVSVLKQYIPVYQKDADIVPLSTLVEGYELLDTDLP; this comes from the coding sequence ATGAAAAAGTTACTATGCTTCTTCTGCTTTCTTTCATTTCCATTAGGGATTTCCGCACAAGAGGTGGATTCATCTAATAATCAAGGGAGAAAAGAGCTAGCAATCGTTATCGATGATTTTGGTAATAACATGAAAGGTACAGAAGAGATGCTTAACTTACCGGTTCCTATAACGGTTGCTATTATGCCTTTCCTCTCTACTAGTAAAGAGGATGCTATTCTAGCACACAAAAAAGGACATGAAGTAATCATTCATTTGCCACTAGAACCGAAAAAAGGGAAAAAGAGCTGGCTTGGTCCTGGTGCCATTACTACCGATCTATCAGATGAGGAAATTAGAAAACGAGTAAAAGATGCGATTGAAAGTATTCCTTACGCTGTCGGAATGAATCATCATATGGGTTCAAAAGCGACAGAAGATAAAAGAGTGATGAGGATTATCCTAGAAGAATGTCATAAGCATAATCTTTACTATTTAGATAGCAAAACAACGAGTAAAAGCGTCATAAAGGAAATAGCAGAAGAACTAAATGTACCTTATTTAGAAAATGATCTCTTTTTTGATCATATATACACAAATCAGCATATTGCTAAACAAGCCAGTAGGTTAGCCAAAAGGTTGGATACAGAGCAGGAATTTATTGCCATTGGTCATGTAGGAGTTTCTGGTCCTTCTGTAGTAAGTGTTCTAAAACAATACATTCCTGTTTATCAAAAAGATGCAGATATTGTCCCACTTTCTACACTAGTAGAAGGCTATGAACTGCTCGATACTGATTTACCATAA
- a CDS encoding mechanosensitive ion channel, which yields MNYYWNWNSFWDKIPDFILAVVVLISGWIIAKIIEKALYKGLQKTKLDDKIFPEGKPRKYSSEKIISKIVFYLLLVFVFSLFFNILNLTAITSPLVNMLSAILGAIPNILKAALILVIAWIIASGLKFLIKKTGSTLKVHEKLQKWNLTEKNNPQNIMDKVANIVFYLVLLLFLPAVLDALNLYGVSEPFANMLQNILAFLPKLLAAALIVLVGWFVAKIVRTILTNFLQTIGTDSLANRLGINKLLDNVSLSSVIGNIVFIFILIPTVISALEKLDIQGISQPAINMLNGMLTMIPNIAIAIILILIGIWIGKWVKQMVVTLLVKLSLDTYVRKMGINPNTSISNIIGSIVQILIVFLLAVQALNIVGLEFLVTLSTAVIAYLPMVLAAIVIIGVGLWLGYLVQQLLSSILQGAHFKLLPVIAKYAIITITVFMALDQLGVASSIVNSAFILILGGLALAFGLAFGLGGKDFAKKRLDKLDTKIEQTSVQKPNDDNPLNN from the coding sequence ATGAACTATTACTGGAATTGGAATTCTTTTTGGGACAAGATTCCCGATTTTATTTTAGCTGTAGTTGTTTTAATTTCAGGGTGGATTATTGCTAAAATTATTGAAAAAGCCCTATATAAAGGACTGCAGAAAACAAAGCTGGATGATAAAATTTTCCCAGAAGGAAAACCACGAAAATACTCATCTGAAAAAATAATAAGCAAAATTGTTTTTTACTTATTATTAGTTTTTGTCTTTTCCCTATTCTTTAATATATTGAATTTAACGGCTATTACTTCTCCTTTAGTGAATATGCTTTCCGCAATCCTTGGAGCTATTCCTAATATCTTAAAGGCTGCATTGATTCTTGTTATAGCATGGATTATCGCGTCTGGATTAAAATTCCTTATAAAAAAAACTGGATCTACTTTAAAGGTTCATGAGAAATTGCAAAAATGGAATCTTACAGAAAAGAATAACCCGCAAAATATAATGGATAAAGTCGCAAATATTGTTTTCTACTTAGTGTTGCTGCTATTCTTACCAGCTGTATTAGATGCACTAAATTTATACGGTGTTTCCGAGCCATTTGCCAATATGCTTCAAAACATTCTTGCCTTTTTACCAAAGCTTTTAGCAGCTGCCCTAATCGTCTTAGTCGGTTGGTTTGTTGCAAAGATTGTTCGTACCATTCTAACAAACTTCTTACAAACAATTGGTACAGATTCTTTAGCTAATCGTTTAGGCATAAACAAGCTTCTAGATAATGTAAGCTTATCATCTGTTATTGGCAACATTGTATTTATTTTCATTCTCATCCCAACTGTTATATCAGCGCTTGAGAAATTAGATATTCAAGGAATCTCTCAACCGGCTATTAACATGTTAAATGGTATGTTAACAATGATTCCAAATATCGCTATTGCCATTATCCTCATCTTAATAGGTATTTGGATAGGTAAATGGGTAAAGCAAATGGTTGTTACCTTATTAGTAAAGCTTAGTCTAGATACTTATGTACGAAAAATGGGAATTAACCCAAACACTAGTATTTCAAATATCATTGGTTCTATCGTCCAAATCCTAATCGTTTTCTTATTAGCTGTACAAGCATTAAATATAGTAGGACTAGAATTTTTAGTAACCTTATCAACTGCTGTAATTGCTTATTTACCAATGGTTCTCGCTGCAATTGTTATTATTGGCGTTGGATTATGGTTAGGCTACCTAGTTCAGCAATTGTTAAGCAGTATTTTACAAGGAGCTCACTTCAAGCTTTTACCAGTTATCGCAAAATATGCGATTATCACCATTACTGTTTTTATGGCACTTGACCAATTAGGTGTTGCTTCATCTATTGTCAATTCTGCCTTTATTCTAATCCTTGGTGGACTTGCCTTAGCATTTGGATTAGCATTTGGTCTCGGCGGCAAAGACTTTGCCAAAAAGAGACTAGATAAACTAGATACAAAAATCGAACAAACATCTGTCCAAAAACCAAATGATGATAATCCTCTAAATAATTAA
- a CDS encoding potassium channel family protein: MKKQFVVIGLGSFGGSLVEEFHKMGAEVLAIDQSLEKVEKYRAFATLCVQMTHITEASLTQIGIRNFDHAFVSFGDDVESSTLTTMLLKEMGISQVWVKAADVYHKRVLEKIGADRVIHPEQDMAKRIAHHVISDSMIDYIQLSKEHGIVEMVASAKIHNQSIIGLDVRAKYGCTIIGIQRAGETIVSPSADEIIRQGDILIMVGSNDCLYDFEEKALK, translated from the coding sequence ATGAAAAAACAATTTGTAGTAATAGGACTGGGAAGCTTTGGCGGCAGTTTAGTAGAAGAGTTTCATAAAATGGGAGCAGAAGTATTAGCCATTGATCAATCTTTGGAAAAAGTAGAAAAATATCGAGCATTTGCTACACTTTGCGTCCAAATGACACATATTACTGAAGCATCCCTAACACAAATCGGTATACGAAATTTTGATCATGCTTTTGTTTCGTTTGGAGATGATGTAGAATCTAGCACCCTTACTACTATGCTTTTAAAAGAGATGGGCATTAGCCAAGTTTGGGTAAAAGCAGCCGATGTATATCATAAACGTGTTTTAGAGAAAATCGGTGCTGACCGTGTAATTCATCCAGAACAGGATATGGCAAAAAGAATTGCCCATCACGTTATTTCCGACAGTATGATTGATTATATTCAGCTCTCAAAAGAACACGGAATTGTTGAAATGGTGGCTTCAGCTAAAATACATAATCAATCTATTATAGGCTTAGACGTACGTGCAAAATACGGCTGCACAATTATTGGCATTCAGCGAGCAGGAGAAACAATCGTCTCCCCATCAGCAGATGAAATAATCCGTCAAGGAGATATTTTAATCATGGTAGGAAGTAATGATTGCTTATATGATTTTGAAGAAAAGGCGTTAAAATAA
- a CDS encoding Dps family protein, whose translation MGLQTKVELQKELNVQIANWSVLYTKLHQHHWYVKGPFFFTLHEKFEELYDEAAEAVDEIAERLLAIGGKPVSTLKEFIETSTLQESTEKLTANEMVKSLVEDYSHINTQLKALAEHADELEDVITNDLAVDLIGKIEKHLWMLTAYLSE comes from the coding sequence ATGGGATTACAAACAAAAGTAGAATTACAAAAAGAATTAAACGTGCAAATTGCTAACTGGAGCGTATTATACACAAAACTTCATCAGCACCACTGGTATGTAAAGGGGCCATTTTTCTTCACACTTCATGAAAAATTTGAAGAGTTATATGATGAGGCAGCTGAAGCAGTGGATGAAATCGCCGAGCGCTTGCTTGCTATTGGTGGAAAACCGGTTTCTACATTAAAAGAATTTATTGAAACATCCACATTACAAGAAAGCACAGAGAAATTAACTGCGAATGAAATGGTAAAATCTTTAGTAGAAGATTACAGCCATATTAATACACAATTAAAAGCACTAGCAGAGCATGCAGATGAATTAGAAGATGTTATTACAAACGATTTAGCAGTCGATCTAATTGGTAAAATCGAGAAACATTTATGGATGCTAACTGCTTATCTTTCTGAATAA
- a CDS encoding FtsW/RodA/SpoVE family cell cycle protein: protein MRTKKGFSERFDWTLCLLLMLFCLVSCIAIYSANDSYLQSQIMWYFIGSIIIAIIMYFDNEQIQQITWILYGIGTVLLIGLLVIPETDFTPIINGAKSWYAIPNIGNVQPSEYMKVFYILAIAKVINKHNVKTIHKSLATDFMLMCKLGLVAGIPIALVIVQDFGTTLVLMAILIGMILVSGISWKILIPLFGTAAAFGSIVFYLAIFGRDILQKYIGVKVYQFDRIDSWLDPQNAGDAGFQLVNSLMAIGSGLISGKGLGNEEVYIPERHTDFIFTIIGEEYGFIGGSIVIILYFFLIYHLIKTALQTADPYSIYISVGVISMITFHVFENIGMTIQLLPITGIPLPFISYGGSSLMCNMMAMGLIFSIRYHYKSYMFSSNSFSF from the coding sequence ATGAGAACAAAAAAAGGATTTTCCGAAAGATTCGATTGGACTTTATGTCTTTTGCTTATGTTATTTTGTTTAGTTAGCTGTATTGCTATATACAGCGCAAATGATTCTTACTTACAATCACAAATTATGTGGTATTTCATTGGCTCTATTATAATTGCCATTATTATGTATTTTGATAATGAACAGATTCAACAAATAACTTGGATTCTTTATGGGATAGGGACAGTTTTACTAATTGGTCTTCTAGTTATTCCCGAAACAGATTTTACTCCGATCATAAATGGTGCAAAGAGTTGGTATGCTATTCCGAACATTGGAAATGTACAACCATCTGAATATATGAAGGTTTTTTATATTTTAGCGATTGCAAAGGTCATAAATAAACATAATGTAAAGACTATTCATAAGTCTCTAGCGACAGATTTTATGTTAATGTGTAAACTTGGGCTTGTTGCCGGAATTCCGATTGCCTTGGTCATTGTACAGGATTTTGGTACAACGCTCGTTTTAATGGCGATTTTAATTGGAATGATATTAGTTTCAGGAATTTCATGGAAAATACTTATCCCTTTATTTGGTACAGCAGCAGCTTTTGGAAGCATTGTTTTCTATTTAGCGATCTTTGGCAGAGATATATTACAAAAGTATATAGGTGTCAAAGTCTATCAGTTTGATCGCATTGACTCTTGGCTTGATCCCCAAAACGCTGGCGACGCAGGATTCCAGCTAGTTAATTCCTTAATGGCGATAGGATCAGGGCTTATTAGTGGAAAAGGATTGGGAAATGAAGAAGTATATATCCCCGAAAGGCATACTGACTTTATTTTCACTATTATTGGCGAGGAATACGGTTTTATCGGCGGTAGCATTGTTATCATTCTTTATTTTTTCTTAATATACCACCTCATTAAGACGGCCTTACAAACAGCAGATCCTTACAGTATTTATATTAGTGTTGGAGTCATAAGCATGATTACCTTCCATGTTTTCGAAAATATTGGCATGACCATACAATTATTACCGATAACGGGGATTCCCCTTCCTTTTATCAGTTATGGGGGCAGTTCTTTAATGTGTAATATGATGGCAATGGGCCTTATTTTTAGTATTCGTTATCATTATAAATCCTATATGTTTTCTTCTAATTCCTTTTCATTCTGA
- the mgtE gene encoding magnesium transporter yields MIHQMTENQITLHIIQTLKDNKKSEFESIVDELQPYDIAQIYEGLPDKHRARFLLFLKVDLLAHLLEELDKEEQLEVLNTLGMDKTGKVLDLMDNDDLASLLNDLAPERIKELLSEMKKEESIIVQNLMNYPDETAGRLMTNRFVWIRDYYTTREAVDKLKSFADFAETLSYLYVIDQNRKLVGVVSYRDLLIAEPQDKIRDIMYERVISVTVDQDQEEVAQTIQKYDFLAIPVVNHENILMGIVTIDDMIDVVFQEANEDIEKLSASGKSIDFDTKASVAAYRRLPWLILLLFIGVVSGSIISNYEDVLTKVVALSFFMPMISGMTGNTGTQSLAVVVRGLISNTINKIVVTKLIFRELLVGLIIGITCGVIITIIAYVWQSDLMLGLVVGLSLICTLIIGTLSGTIIPIILYKLNIDPAVASGPLITTLNDIFSLFIYFGIAQIFLTHLM; encoded by the coding sequence ATGATACACCAAATGACAGAAAATCAAATCACACTTCACATCATTCAGACACTAAAAGACAATAAAAAATCTGAATTTGAATCCATCGTTGATGAGCTACAACCATATGATATAGCTCAAATTTATGAGGGTCTCCCCGATAAACATAGGGCACGTTTTTTACTTTTTCTTAAAGTCGACTTATTAGCCCATCTCTTAGAGGAGTTAGATAAAGAGGAACAGCTTGAAGTGCTTAATACATTAGGAATGGACAAGACCGGGAAAGTCCTAGATTTAATGGATAATGATGATCTAGCCTCCCTTTTAAATGATTTAGCACCAGAAAGAATTAAAGAACTTCTTTCGGAAATGAAAAAAGAAGAATCAATCATCGTGCAAAACTTAATGAACTACCCAGACGAAACTGCTGGACGTCTTATGACAAACCGTTTTGTATGGATTCGTGATTATTACACAACGCGTGAAGCCGTTGATAAATTAAAATCCTTTGCAGATTTTGCAGAAACATTGAGTTATTTATATGTAATTGATCAAAATAGAAAATTAGTAGGTGTTGTATCCTACCGTGATCTTTTAATTGCTGAACCACAGGATAAAATTCGTGACATCATGTATGAACGAGTTATTAGTGTAACAGTGGACCAAGACCAAGAAGAAGTAGCACAAACTATCCAGAAATATGATTTTTTGGCTATTCCAGTTGTAAATCATGAAAATATATTGATGGGTATTGTTACTATCGATGATATGATTGACGTCGTTTTCCAAGAAGCAAATGAAGATATCGAAAAACTTTCTGCTTCAGGGAAATCAATTGATTTTGATACAAAAGCATCGGTTGCTGCCTATCGAAGACTTCCATGGCTAATCCTACTTTTATTTATCGGGGTTGTATCTGGTAGTATCATTAGCAATTATGAAGATGTCCTTACAAAAGTTGTAGCTTTATCCTTTTTCATGCCAATGATCTCAGGCATGACTGGTAATACAGGAACACAATCATTAGCAGTTGTTGTACGTGGACTTATTTCTAATACAATTAATAAAATAGTTGTAACGAAGCTGATATTTAGGGAACTATTAGTTGGTTTAATTATTGGGATTACATGCGGAGTTATTATTACAATCATTGCCTATGTTTGGCAAAGCGATCTCATGCTCGGCTTAGTTGTTGGCCTTTCTCTCATTTGTACACTTATCATTGGAACATTATCAGGTACTATAATTCCAATCATTCTTTATAAGTTGAATATCGACCCAGCCGTTGCCTCAGGGCCGTTAATCACTACACTTAATGATATCTTTTCGTTATTTATATACTTCGGAATCGCTCAAATTTTCCTAACTCATTTAATGTGA
- a CDS encoding 5'-deoxyadenosine deaminase: MGNLLIKNAQIVTMNQTEEIVTGDLYIEENIIKDIGTNIQKDHVDKIIDATNRTVIPGFIQTHIHLCQTLFRGRGDDLELMDWLRKRIWPLEASHDKESIYYSAMLGIGELLESGTTTIVDMETVHHTEHAFRAIAESGIRAVSGKVMMDKGDEVPLALQENTAESIQQSVDLLEKWNGFDNGRIQYAFSPRFVVSCTEELLKEVKKLSDEYRVKVHTHASENKGEIQIVQEETGMRNVVYLDHLGLANDRLILAHCIWLDEEEKRIIQEKGVHVSHCPGSNLKLASGIADTHHLLCNHASVSLGADGAPCNNNLDMFNEMRLAALIQKPIHGPTAMDAKTVFRMATIGGAKAVGLEKEIGSLEIGKRADLAILNLQNFHTFPSYDVDPISRIVYSATRADVETTIVDGRIVMENKIMKTVDKAIVLKEADISIKRLLSKTNIS; this comes from the coding sequence ATGGGGAATTTGTTAATCAAAAATGCACAAATCGTAACGATGAATCAGACAGAAGAAATTGTTACAGGAGACCTTTATATAGAAGAGAATATTATTAAAGATATAGGGACCAATATTCAAAAAGATCATGTGGATAAAATAATCGATGCGACAAATAGAACCGTAATCCCAGGATTTATTCAAACACATATCCATTTATGCCAAACTCTCTTTCGTGGTAGGGGGGATGATTTAGAGCTGATGGATTGGCTTAGAAAAAGAATTTGGCCACTCGAGGCATCTCACGACAAAGAGTCGATTTATTATTCAGCAATGCTTGGTATTGGCGAGCTGTTGGAAAGTGGAACAACTACGATTGTGGATATGGAAACAGTCCATCATACAGAACATGCTTTTCGTGCTATTGCGGAAAGTGGAATACGAGCGGTATCTGGAAAAGTAATGATGGATAAAGGCGATGAAGTACCTTTGGCATTACAAGAGAACACAGCGGAATCTATTCAGCAAAGTGTTGATTTGTTGGAGAAATGGAATGGGTTTGACAATGGAAGAATTCAATATGCCTTTTCACCAAGATTTGTTGTCTCTTGTACAGAAGAGCTACTGAAAGAGGTGAAGAAGCTTTCAGATGAATATCGTGTAAAAGTGCATACGCATGCATCAGAAAACAAGGGAGAAATTCAAATTGTGCAAGAAGAAACAGGGATGAGGAATGTTGTTTACCTAGATCATCTTGGCTTAGCAAATGACAGATTAATATTGGCGCATTGCATTTGGCTGGATGAAGAGGAGAAGCGAATTATTCAAGAAAAAGGCGTTCACGTTAGTCATTGTCCAGGTTCCAATTTAAAGCTTGCGTCAGGCATAGCAGATACGCACCATCTTCTTTGCAATCATGCTTCAGTTAGCTTAGGAGCGGACGGTGCTCCGTGTAATAATAATTTGGATATGTTTAATGAGATGAGATTGGCTGCACTTATTCAAAAGCCCATTCATGGTCCAACTGCAATGGATGCGAAAACAGTTTTTCGAATGGCAACGATTGGCGGGGCAAAAGCGGTTGGTTTAGAAAAAGAAATTGGCAGTCTGGAAATTGGCAAGAGAGCAGATTTAGCTATTTTAAATCTGCAAAATTTTCATACTTTCCCTTCTTATGATGTGGATCCTATTTCAAGAATTGTTTATTCGGCAACAAGAGCAGATGTAGAGACAACGATTGTGGACGGTAGAATTGTAATGGAAAATAAAATCATGAAAACGGTGGATAAAGCTATTGTGTTAAAGGAAGCGGATATAAGTATAAAGAGGCTGTTAAGTAAAACAAACATAAGTTAA